The following DNA comes from Limnobacter sp. SAORIC-580.
GCGGCGGCTACCGTGAACTGAATGTGTGGCCTGATTATTTGAGCAATATTCTGGGGCACATCAAACTGGCACGCCCCATGAAAATTGCCGTGGATTGTGGCAATGGCGTGGCCGGTGCATTTGCAAAAACACTGTATGAAGCTTTGGGCTGTGAGGTGACTGAACTGTTCTGTGAAGTGGACGGCAATTTCCCCAATCACCATCCTGACCCTGCACACCCGGAGAACCTGCAAGACCTGATTGCTTGCGTGAAAAACGGCGATGCTGAAATTGGTTTGGCCTTTGACGGCGATGGCGACCGCCTGGGCGTTGTGACCAAAGACGGTGAAATTATTTACCCCGACCGCCAGCTTATTTTGTTTGCCCGTGATGTGATTGCCCGCAACCCCGGTGCCATGGTGATTTACGACGTGAAGTGCACACGCCATGTGGCCAAAGCCGTGAAGGCGGCCGGTGGCGAGCCTTTGATGTGGAAAACAGGCCATTCCCTGATCAAGGCCAAGTTGAAGGAAACCGGTGCTCCACTGGCAGGCGAGATGAGCGGCCATGTGTTTTTCAAGGAACGCTGGTTTGGCTTTGACGATGGTTTGTACGCGGGCGTGCGTTTGCTGGAGATTTTGTCCCGCGGCAGCGACCCCAGTGCTGAACTGAATGCTTTGCCCAATTCATCGAGCACTCCCGAATTGCAGTTGCAAACTGCTGAAGGTGTGAACTTTGACATTGTGAAACGCTTGCAGGCCGAGGGTAAGTTTCCAAGTTCGGAATCGGTAAACACCATTGACGGCGTGCGGGCGGAGTATGCCGATGGTTTCGGGCTGGCGCGCCCATCCAACACAACACCCGTGGTGGTGATGCGTTTTGAAGCGGACAGTGATGCTGCGCTGGCTCGCATTCAAGGCGAATTCAAGGCTGCCATTTTGGCGGTGGCTCCCGGTGTGAAGTTGCCGTTCTAAATGACCCACACAACAGACCTTGAGATTATTGAAGCCACCCGCCGCTGGGTAGAGCAGGTGGTGGTGGCCTTTAATTTGTGCCCATTTGCCAAGCGCGAGTTGGTGAAAGACCGTGTGCGTTTTGTGGTGAGTAAGGCCAAGGATGAGGCCACGCTGCTGGACGAACTTGCCCACGAGCTGGCCTTGTTGAATGTGGACGAAGCCGTGGAAACAACACTTTTGATTCACCCGCAAGTGCTGCAGGATTTTTACCACTACAACGATTTTCTGGAAGCGGCCGATGAGTTACTGGTTGACATGAACCTGGAGGGCGTTTACCAGGTGGCCAGTTTTCATCCGGATTACCAGTTTGGCGGCACCGAGCCTGACGATGTTGAAAATTATACCAACCGTTCGCCTTACCCCATGTTGCACCTGCTGCGCGAAGACAGCTTAAGCGAGGCCATCGACAATTATCCCGAGGTGGATTTGATCCCCGAGCGCAACATTGATTGCATGAATGAACAGGGTCTTGAGAAAATGCAGACGCTGTTGAATGCGTGTTTGAAGGGCGCTGGCGGGAAATAAACAACAGGGTGTTAAAAATAAAACAACACCGTGCATGAATTGGGTGTTTTGCTCTAATTGAGCGCTTGGATTGCAAGCGTTTACCGGAAAGCAAAGCAGCGATTATATTTCGCGGTTTTTTGAGGTTTTACTCTAGTCAAAAACCTTGGATGTAACTTTGGAGTTTCGAGGAAAGCCTCGAAAAATGGGCTTGCAGGCAAATTGGAGTGCTTGCAAACTGTGGGTTCACATCCCTCCTCTTTTGCTTCTGAGGTTTGCCCGATTAACCATATCGGGCATTTTTTTTGCCCTTTTTCTGGGCACAATTTCTCAATTCAAGTAGCATTGCGCCTGTAACAAACAAGCGAAACTGCCGTGGCCACTTACACCGTCAAAGAGATGTTTTACACCCTGCAAGGCGAAGGTGCTCAGGCGGGCAGGGCGGCCGTGTTTTGTCGTTTTGCCGGGTGCAATTTGTGGACAGGTCGCGAAGAAGACAGGGCCACGGCTGTGTGCAAATTCTGTGACACCGATTTTGTGGGTGTCGATGGCGTGGGTGGTGGAAAATTCAAGGATGCTGTTGCCTTGGCCCAGGCGATTGCAAATACTTATCAAGGTGAGCACGGCACAGGCAAGCCTTATGTGGTGTTTACTGGTGGCGAGCCCACCTTGCAACTCGACACTGCTTTGATTGACGCTGTACACGCGAATGGGTTTGAAATTGCCATCGAGACCAACGGCACCTTGGCCGTGCCTTCGGGTGTGGACTGGATTTGCGTCAGCCCCAAGTTCGGCAGTGAGCTGGTACAAACCAACGGCCATGAATTAAAGGTTGTAGTGCCACAGTTAGGGCAGGATTTGAATGCCTTGGGTCGATTGCAGTTTGAGCACTATTTTGTGCAAGCCATGGACGACTCCGACCCTGTCAAGAAATCCAGAAATTTGCAGGTGGCCATACAAACCTGCCTGAACAAACCTCAGTGGCGTTTGAGTGTACAAACCCACAAAGTCATTGGAATGCCATGAAAGTTTTCAAACAATTTACCTTCGATGTGGCACACCAGCTGCCTGACTGGCCGGGTTTGCACGGCCACAGCTACACCGCCGAGGTGTGGTTTGAAGGCCCTGCCATTGATGGCTATGTGGTGCCTGAAAGTCTTTTGACCCAACATGTGGGTGCGGTACACAAGCGGCTTGATCATTCATATTTGAACGAGTTGATTGAGCTGCCCACATCAGAAAACATTGCCCGCTGGATTTGGGATCAGCTGCGCCCGGTGGGGCCCTTGATCAAAGTGAAGGTATTTCGCGGGTCGATCGGGTTTGGGGTTGAGTTTGATCTTGAGGATGCGAAGGCGGAAGGCAGAGCGTGAGGCTGCGGTTTCTGGCCAACTCAGCGTGGGTTATTTGTGTTGCACTGGATTGGTTTATTGGGAGCTGCGCTTGAAGGGTCACCGCTGCAGTTTCTGGCCCAATCGGCGGCGGTGTTTCGATCGCCTCGCCTTCAAGAAAACCTGCCCTTGCGTGCCGAGCAGGGCCGGTGTTGCCCAGCATGGGCGACAGAGAACGGACCCGACCCGCAGTTTAGGAGGGTCGTTCTCAGGCATCGCAAGGCTCAGCAAGGGATCAACAGGTTTTCTGGCGAGAGATCGGAACCCAAGCCGATCGGGCAGTTAACCAGCAGGCGAGAGATCGGAACCCAAGCCGATCGGACGATAAAAAAGCGCCGAGAGACCGGAACCCAAGCTGTCACGCCAGAATTTTCTTTGCCTTGTCGCTTGTAATTTGCTGGGCCCATACAAACTGGCGTGAATCGTCCGCCGTCATCGG
Coding sequences within:
- a CDS encoding DUF1415 domain-containing protein is translated as MTHTTDLEIIEATRRWVEQVVVAFNLCPFAKRELVKDRVRFVVSKAKDEATLLDELAHELALLNVDEAVETTLLIHPQVLQDFYHYNDFLEAADELLVDMNLEGVYQVASFHPDYQFGGTEPDDVENYTNRSPYPMLHLLREDSLSEAIDNYPEVDLIPERNIDCMNEQGLEKMQTLLNACLKGAGGK
- a CDS encoding phosphomannomutase/phosphoglucomutase, translating into MSISPSIFKAYDIRGIVDDTLTEDSAYCVGRALGQLALSRGKNEAVVGRDGRLSGPRLCGALADGFRDAGVNVVDVGMVATPLVYFATFLLGNGTGVQVTGSHNPPQYNGLKMMVAGETLYGDTIQGLLTWIQTEKPVRGVVAGVQRGGYRELNVWPDYLSNILGHIKLARPMKIAVDCGNGVAGAFAKTLYEALGCEVTELFCEVDGNFPNHHPDPAHPENLQDLIACVKNGDAEIGLAFDGDGDRLGVVTKDGEIIYPDRQLILFARDVIARNPGAMVIYDVKCTRHVAKAVKAAGGEPLMWKTGHSLIKAKLKETGAPLAGEMSGHVFFKERWFGFDDGLYAGVRLLEILSRGSDPSAELNALPNSSSTPELQLQTAEGVNFDIVKRLQAEGKFPSSESVNTIDGVRAEYADGFGLARPSNTTPVVVMRFEADSDAALARIQGEFKAAILAVAPGVKLPF
- the queE gene encoding 7-carboxy-7-deazaguanine synthase; this translates as MATYTVKEMFYTLQGEGAQAGRAAVFCRFAGCNLWTGREEDRATAVCKFCDTDFVGVDGVGGGKFKDAVALAQAIANTYQGEHGTGKPYVVFTGGEPTLQLDTALIDAVHANGFEIAIETNGTLAVPSGVDWICVSPKFGSELVQTNGHELKVVVPQLGQDLNALGRLQFEHYFVQAMDDSDPVKKSRNLQVAIQTCLNKPQWRLSVQTHKVIGMP
- a CDS encoding 6-pyruvoyl trahydropterin synthase family protein produces the protein MKVFKQFTFDVAHQLPDWPGLHGHSYTAEVWFEGPAIDGYVVPESLLTQHVGAVHKRLDHSYLNELIELPTSENIARWIWDQLRPVGPLIKVKVFRGSIGFGVEFDLEDAKAEGRA